In Lapillicoccus jejuensis, the DNA window CGCGGCGACCGCGCTGGGGTCCGCGCAGGTGCTCGCGGGGACGTCGTCCGCAGCGGCGGACGGCGTGGTCGGTGGAGCCGGCGCCGCCCGCGCCTCGGGGTCCGGTGCCGCAGGCGCCTCGTCGGCCCTCACGCCCGCCCCGTCGGCCGGTGCGTCGGCGACTACCGCACCGCGCGCGTCCGCCGCGGCCCGCGCCGACGACGGACCCCCGGCGCCGACCCCGTCGCCGGCGTCGACCGCCACCGAGGTCGCGGTCCCGGCGAGCGGCAACGGCGTCGTCACCCCGCTGGAGATCCCGGCGGGCCCGGTGGCGACGGCGGGGCGCACGGTGCGCTACTCGGTCGAGCTGGAGGGTGGGCTGCCGGTCGCCGGCGCCGACGTGGCGCGCACGGTGATGACCGTGCTCACCGACCCGCGCGGGTGGCAGGCGCGGGACGGGGTGCGCTTCGTCCCGGTGAGCCCGGCGGAGCTGGCCCGCGGAGCCGGTGTCGACATCCGCGTGACGCTGGCCAGCCCGTCGCTGACGGCGCGGCTGTGCGCCCCGCTGGACGTGACCCTCCAGCAGGTGTCGTGCTGGAACGGCAGCCGCTCGGTCCTCAACCTCACCCGCTGGATGCTCGGCTCGAGCA includes these proteins:
- a CDS encoding DUF3152 domain-containing protein, with translation MTTTTQRPDPAVRQRSAAARRRRMRLRRTVVVAILLLVVGTVLARRFEDAGTTTAATALGSAQVLAGTSSAAADGVVGGAGAARASGSGAAGASSALTPAPSAGASATTAPRASAAARADDGPPAPTPSPASTATEVAVPASGNGVVTPLEIPAGPVATAGRTVRYSVELEGGLPVAGADVARTVMTVLTDPRGWQARDGVRFVPVSPAELARGAGVDIRVTLASPSLTARLCAPLDVTLQQVSCWNGSRSVLNLTRWMLGSSTYGSDLAAYRIYLVSHEVGHGLGHNHVHCPGPGRPSPVMVQQTKTLEGCTAQPWPTGA